One segment of Pseudoalteromonas rubra DNA contains the following:
- a CDS encoding putative bifunctional diguanylate cyclase/phosphodiesterase: protein MHRRRLAVPVINRAGWGILHYTLYILVCVNVIYVESLSLSFILVGFLLLVVALLPALQICQITQNRGWRVLLALIFFFVCGYLAFAYHVYRTADASPMVLGLSVILILGAVFVIVVVQLSRSSLLLLQEIAQSERHLARHDSLTELENRQQCTKFVEQCIQQGKAFSVLLLDINNFKQVNDALGHFFGDKLLVAFAGKLRSLAKQGSKVYRMGGDEFVIVTDAASETKLFSLNNGLLKAFNDGLVIDEVHVDVFYSAGARIFDAEEKSSVTELMKHADIAMYAAKNSRQSLVIFDQALHDGVSAEFELFNALKVALSEKKLKVFYQPLVCGHNNEVHGLEALLRWTDGPGSYISPLRFIPIAEKNNYIKQITSFVIEQVFKDLDNFLTIEPGVTIHINLSCQDFHGRYLINQLVELQSKYQIQPSCIVFELTESMVMVDVEQARYMIGVLIDMGFAVSIDDFGTGFSSFSMLRELPISQIKIDRSFVSSCLDSDKDQAIVETTIYLANRLGCSVVAEGVEDSKTAAYLNSKGCHYLQGYYISEALEKNSAKQWLHSHRMVKKVLKR, encoded by the coding sequence ATGCATCGTCGGCGCTTGGCTGTACCTGTTATCAATCGCGCAGGGTGGGGGATTCTTCACTATACTCTTTACATTTTAGTCTGTGTGAATGTGATCTATGTGGAAAGCCTGAGCTTAAGTTTCATCTTAGTTGGGTTCTTGCTGCTGGTGGTGGCACTGCTGCCGGCACTACAGATCTGCCAGATCACTCAAAATCGCGGCTGGCGCGTTTTGCTGGCATTGATCTTTTTCTTTGTATGCGGATACCTGGCCTTTGCTTATCATGTGTATCGCACCGCCGATGCTTCCCCCATGGTGCTTGGTCTGTCAGTGATCCTGATACTGGGCGCGGTATTTGTGATTGTGGTTGTACAGTTAAGCCGCTCCAGTTTGTTGCTGTTGCAGGAGATTGCACAAAGCGAGCGTCACCTTGCCCGGCATGATTCTTTAACTGAACTGGAGAACCGCCAGCAGTGCACTAAATTTGTGGAGCAATGCATACAGCAAGGCAAAGCGTTTAGCGTCTTACTCCTGGACATTAATAACTTCAAGCAGGTAAATGATGCGTTGGGCCATTTCTTTGGTGACAAGCTGCTGGTTGCCTTTGCTGGCAAATTGCGTTCACTAGCCAAACAGGGCAGCAAAGTCTATCGAATGGGAGGCGATGAATTCGTTATTGTGACGGATGCGGCAAGCGAAACTAAGTTGTTTTCACTCAACAATGGCCTGTTGAAGGCCTTTAATGATGGTCTGGTGATCGATGAGGTTCACGTGGATGTTTTCTATAGCGCGGGTGCGCGTATCTTTGATGCCGAAGAAAAGTCCTCTGTCACAGAGCTGATGAAGCATGCAGATATTGCCATGTATGCGGCCAAAAACAGCCGACAAAGTCTTGTGATATTTGATCAGGCGCTGCACGACGGCGTGTCAGCAGAGTTCGAACTGTTTAATGCCTTAAAAGTGGCTTTAAGCGAGAAAAAACTCAAGGTGTTTTATCAGCCACTGGTGTGTGGGCACAATAACGAAGTGCATGGGCTGGAAGCCCTATTGCGCTGGACTGACGGGCCGGGCTCATACATTAGCCCGCTGCGGTTTATCCCCATTGCTGAGAAAAACAATTACATCAAGCAGATCACCAGTTTTGTCATTGAACAGGTATTTAAAGATCTGGATAACTTTTTGACCATAGAGCCGGGAGTCACGATACACATAAATCTGTCTTGCCAGGACTTTCATGGCCGTTACCTCATCAATCAACTGGTTGAGCTGCAATCTAAATATCAAATCCAGCCGAGTTGTATTGTGTTCGAATTAACAGAGAGTATGGTGATGGTTGATGTTGAGCAGGCCAGGTATATGATAGGCGTGTTGATTGATATGGGGTTTGCGGTGAGCATAGATGATTTTGGCACCGGGTTTTCATCCTTTTCAATGCTCAGAGAGCTGCCTATTTCCCAGATCAAAATTGACCGCTCATTTGTGAGTAGTTGCCTGGACAGTGACAAAGATCAGGCCATAGTCGAAACAACCATTTACCTTGCGAATCGCCTGGGATGTTCGGTGGTTGCTGAAGGGGTGGAGGACAGTAAAACCGCAGCCTATCTCAACAGTAAAGGATGTCACTACTTACAAGGCTACTATATAAGTGAAGCTCTGGAGAAAAATAGCGCAAAACAGTGGTTACATTCTCATCGTATGGTGAAAAAAGTACTTAAGCGGTAA
- the purM gene encoding phosphoribosylformylglycinamidine cyclo-ligase: MSEQKQSLSYKDAGVDIDAGNALVERIKGVVKKTRRPEVMGGIGGFGALCELPTGYKEPVLVAGTDGVGTKLRLAIDLKKHDTVGIDLVAMCVNDLIVQGAEPLFFLDYYATGKLDVDTAADVVTGIGTGCEQAGCALIGGETAEMPGMYEGEDYDMAGFCTGVVEKSKIIDGTKVAEGDQLIALASSGPHSNGYSLIRKVLEVSGADTSEEFAGKPLAEHLLEPTRIYVKPILELLKEVDVHALSHITGGGFWENIPRVLPESAKAVVKGDSWEWPAVFNWLQENGNISTHEMYRTFNCGVGMILVVPADKLAQSLEILKAQGENAWHIGEIQAANAGEEQVEILGGAE; the protein is encoded by the coding sequence GTGAGCGAACAAAAACAGTCTCTGAGCTATAAAGACGCAGGCGTTGATATCGATGCGGGCAATGCATTGGTTGAGCGCATTAAAGGGGTAGTTAAAAAAACGCGTCGCCCTGAAGTGATGGGCGGTATTGGCGGCTTTGGCGCATTATGCGAACTACCAACCGGATATAAAGAGCCTGTCTTAGTTGCTGGCACAGATGGCGTAGGCACTAAGCTGCGTCTGGCCATCGATTTGAAAAAACATGATACCGTAGGTATCGACCTGGTTGCCATGTGTGTAAACGACTTAATAGTTCAAGGTGCTGAACCCCTATTTTTCCTTGACTATTACGCAACTGGTAAACTGGATGTTGATACTGCTGCTGACGTAGTGACAGGTATTGGCACTGGTTGTGAGCAAGCTGGCTGTGCCCTGATCGGTGGTGAAACTGCCGAAATGCCTGGCATGTACGAAGGCGAAGACTACGACATGGCTGGTTTCTGTACTGGTGTGGTTGAAAAGTCTAAAATCATTGACGGCACCAAAGTCGCCGAAGGTGATCAGCTGATCGCACTGGCTTCAAGCGGCCCACACTCAAACGGCTACTCGCTGATCCGTAAAGTACTGGAAGTTTCTGGTGCAGATACCAGCGAAGAGTTTGCAGGTAAGCCTCTGGCAGAGCATCTGCTCGAACCAACCCGTATTTACGTTAAGCCTATTTTGGAACTGCTTAAAGAAGTCGATGTGCATGCACTGTCTCACATCACAGGTGGTGGTTTCTGGGAAAACATCCCGCGTGTATTACCTGAGTCAGCAAAAGCCGTTGTAAAAGGCGACAGCTGGGAATGGCCTGCTGTATTTAACTGGTTACAGGAAAACGGCAACATCAGCACCCATGAAATGTACCGTACGTTCAACTGTGGTGTGGGCATGATCCTGGTTGTTCCTGCTGATAAACTTGCACAAAGCTTGGAAATCCTGAAAGCACAGGGCGAAAACGCCTGGCACATTGGTGAAATTCAAGCTGCAAACGCAGGTGAAGAACAAGTTGAAATCCTGGGCGGTGCCGAGTAA
- the purN gene encoding phosphoribosylglycinamide formyltransferase, whose amino-acid sequence MAPERSPIRIVVLISGSGSNLQAIMDSCQRNEINGEICAVISNKANAYGLQRAQQADIDTQVLSHKDFDSREAYDQRLAQLIDSYNPDLVVLAGFMRILTADLVQKFKGKMLNIHPSLLPKYQGLNTHQRAIDAKETFHGASVHFVTEELDGGPVIVQAKVPILADDTAHTLSQRVHEQEHIIYPLVVKWFSEHRLTMEADYAVFDNQPLPAQGATYPEE is encoded by the coding sequence ATGGCACCCGAACGATCTCCAATTCGAATTGTTGTGCTGATCTCAGGTAGTGGTTCTAATTTACAAGCCATTATGGACAGTTGTCAGCGCAACGAAATCAATGGCGAGATCTGTGCCGTCATCAGTAATAAAGCAAATGCTTACGGGCTGCAACGCGCCCAGCAAGCGGACATTGACACGCAAGTATTAAGTCATAAAGACTTTGACAGCCGTGAAGCCTATGACCAACGTTTAGCACAATTAATTGACTCTTATAATCCAGATTTAGTTGTATTAGCTGGATTTATGCGTATTCTAACTGCTGACTTAGTGCAAAAATTTAAAGGAAAAATGTTGAACATTCATCCTTCCTTGTTGCCTAAGTATCAAGGGCTGAATACCCACCAAAGAGCGATTGATGCAAAAGAAACGTTTCATGGCGCCAGTGTTCACTTTGTGACAGAAGAACTAGATGGTGGACCGGTCATCGTACAAGCCAAGGTGCCAATCCTGGCTGACGATACTGCGCACACGCTGTCACAGCGGGTTCATGAACAAGAACATATAATCTATCCTTTGGTGGTCAAGTGGTTCAGCGAACACAGACTAACGATGGAAGCAGACTATGCCGTTTTTGACAATCAACCCCTTCCAGCTCAAGGCGCAACCTACCCAGAAGAATAA
- a CDS encoding alanine/glycine:cation symporter family protein produces MDALGSFLDSLDALLGGSWWFPYVLLGVGLFFTLYLKFPQIRYFKHACKIVTGKYDKKGQEGDTTHFQALSTALSGTVGTGNIGGVALAISIGGPAALFWMWMTAFFGMTTKFVEVTLSHKYRTKAEDGTMAGGPMYYMDRRLNMKWLAVLFAIATVISSFGTGSLPQINNIAQGMEATFNIQPMVTGAVLSILLALVILGGIKRIAAITSRVVPLMAAVYIIGALAVILYNAENIIPSFSAVFVNAFSGSAAVGGFLGASFAYAFNRGVNRGLFSNEAGQGSAPIAHASAKADEPVSEGMVSILEPFIDTIVICTLTGLVILSSGVWTEKFETTFERSSMTIVQGNYVESNDSDREELYKYLNGIDGHSVEAYNGNIRVVEGVAVNKDFTVIHSRSIGEDIRFGITDKHRYTGTVEVNKGMLVDTSISIKGKSLVHSAELTTKAFTRGFFGDSGQYIVSIGLLLFAFSTAIAWSYYGDRAMTYLLGSRSVMPYRVFYVAGFFWASFADTTLIWKLAAVGIVVMTLPNLFGIMLLRKEMKESIDEYWDKFDKEQRSSEGNVEVQKDNSMHFQKDKPE; encoded by the coding sequence GTGGACGCGTTAGGAAGTTTTCTGGATAGTCTGGATGCCTTGTTGGGGGGCTCCTGGTGGTTCCCTTATGTATTACTTGGGGTGGGTTTATTTTTTACACTGTACTTAAAATTCCCACAGATCCGTTATTTCAAGCATGCGTGCAAAATTGTGACGGGTAAATACGACAAGAAAGGACAGGAGGGGGACACCACGCATTTCCAGGCGTTGTCCACGGCCCTGTCAGGCACGGTAGGTACCGGTAATATCGGTGGTGTTGCACTGGCCATTTCAATTGGTGGTCCGGCAGCTTTATTCTGGATGTGGATGACCGCATTTTTCGGTATGACGACTAAGTTCGTTGAGGTAACCTTATCTCACAAATACCGTACTAAAGCAGAAGATGGCACTATGGCTGGTGGTCCCATGTACTATATGGATCGTCGCCTGAATATGAAGTGGCTTGCTGTATTGTTTGCCATTGCGACGGTTATCAGCTCGTTCGGTACGGGCAGTTTGCCGCAGATCAATAACATCGCGCAGGGTATGGAGGCAACCTTTAACATCCAGCCTATGGTTACCGGTGCGGTACTGTCTATCCTACTTGCCCTGGTTATCCTGGGTGGTATTAAGCGTATTGCTGCGATTACCTCTCGGGTTGTGCCTTTAATGGCTGCTGTATACATTATCGGTGCACTGGCGGTTATTCTTTATAACGCTGAAAACATCATCCCCTCTTTTTCTGCCGTGTTTGTTAATGCATTTAGTGGTTCGGCTGCGGTTGGTGGCTTCCTGGGTGCGTCTTTTGCCTATGCCTTTAACCGGGGTGTAAACCGTGGCTTATTCTCTAACGAAGCTGGTCAGGGGTCGGCACCGATTGCGCACGCCTCAGCCAAAGCTGATGAGCCAGTATCAGAGGGCATGGTGTCTATTTTGGAGCCTTTCATCGATACCATAGTGATCTGTACGCTGACAGGCTTGGTGATTTTGTCATCCGGTGTATGGACAGAAAAATTCGAGACCACTTTTGAGCGTTCGTCAATGACGATAGTTCAGGGCAACTATGTTGAATCAAACGACAGCGACCGGGAAGAGTTGTACAAATACCTCAATGGTATTGATGGTCACAGCGTTGAGGCCTACAACGGAAATATCCGAGTAGTCGAAGGGGTTGCTGTGAATAAAGACTTCACGGTGATCCATTCGCGCTCGATCGGTGAAGACATTCGTTTTGGCATCACCGATAAGCATCGTTACACAGGTACGGTTGAAGTCAACAAAGGCATGCTAGTTGATACCAGTATCAGTATTAAAGGTAAGTCTTTGGTGCACTCTGCTGAGCTTACAACGAAAGCGTTCACCCGTGGCTTCTTTGGTGATAGCGGTCAGTATATTGTTTCAATCGGTCTGTTGTTGTTTGCGTTTTCCACAGCGATCGCCTGGTCATACTATGGTGACCGAGCTATGACTTATCTGCTGGGCTCTCGTTCTGTTATGCCGTATAGGGTGTTCTATGTCGCGGGCTTTTTCTGGGCATCATTTGCTGATACTACATTGATCTGGAAGCTCGCAGCAGTTGGGATAGTAGTAATGACACTACCAAACTTGTTCGGGATTATGCTACTTCGTAAAGAAATGAAAGAGTCTATTGACGAGTACTGGGATAAGTTCGATAAAGAGCAACGTAGCTCGGAAGGAAATGTTGAGGTACAAAAAGACAATTCTATGCATTTCCAAAAAGACAAACCTGAATAA
- a CDS encoding M14 family metallopeptidase, translated as MKITSNFDSGNIKVISAEAPLDIQLEINHDNESEFFQWFHFRLESTPFVEHKLHINNLQNSAYPEGWDDYQAVASYDRQTWFRVPSTYQDGQLVIDFEPECHHTYFAYFAPYSYERHLDLVYWAQSHDACRVETLGETLDGRDISLLCIGEPGDEKKKIWITARQHPGETMAEWFVEGLLHKLLDDEDPHAAALLSKAVFYIVPNMNPDGSVRGHLRTNAKGVNLNREWQTPSLENSPEVYHVLNKMHETGLDLYLDIHGDEALPYNFVAGSEGIPSYDARLESLEEQFKQALLTITPEFQDEFGYPKDEPGQANLTVASCAVGEAFKALAYTIEMPFKDNANLPDPHYGWSDRRSYQFGQDTLAAIVNVVDNLR; from the coding sequence ATGAAGATCACCAGTAATTTTGACAGCGGAAATATCAAAGTGATTTCTGCTGAGGCTCCACTCGACATTCAGCTGGAAATTAACCACGACAACGAATCTGAATTCTTTCAATGGTTCCACTTTCGTCTCGAATCAACACCATTTGTAGAACACAAACTTCATATTAATAATCTGCAAAATTCAGCCTACCCAGAAGGGTGGGATGATTATCAGGCTGTTGCTTCCTATGACCGACAAACCTGGTTCCGGGTGCCGAGTACTTATCAGGATGGCCAGCTGGTTATCGACTTTGAACCTGAATGTCATCACACTTATTTTGCTTACTTTGCGCCGTATAGCTACGAGCGTCATTTGGATCTGGTTTACTGGGCCCAAAGTCATGATGCGTGCCGGGTTGAAACTCTAGGTGAAACACTAGACGGTCGTGACATCAGTTTATTGTGCATCGGTGAGCCGGGTGATGAAAAGAAAAAAATCTGGATCACAGCACGTCAGCACCCAGGCGAAACCATGGCTGAGTGGTTTGTAGAGGGTCTGTTACACAAACTACTGGATGATGAAGATCCGCATGCAGCAGCGCTGTTATCAAAAGCGGTGTTTTATATCGTGCCAAATATGAACCCGGATGGCAGTGTGCGTGGCCATTTGCGTACTAATGCGAAAGGCGTGAACCTGAACCGTGAATGGCAAACGCCATCACTTGAAAACTCGCCTGAAGTGTACCATGTCCTGAATAAGATGCATGAAACGGGGCTGGATTTGTACCTTGATATCCATGGTGATGAAGCGCTGCCATACAACTTCGTTGCAGGTAGTGAAGGGATCCCAAGTTATGATGCTCGTCTTGAGTCGTTGGAAGAGCAGTTTAAGCAAGCCTTATTAACTATCACTCCTGAGTTTCAGGATGAGTTTGGCTACCCTAAAGATGAGCCAGGTCAGGCTAATCTGACGGTGGCTTCTTGTGCGGTAGGTGAAGCCTTTAAAGCGCTTGCATACACCATTGAGATGCCATTTAAGGACAATGCTAATTTACCTGATCCGCATTATGGCTGGTCTGATCGCCGTTCATATCAGTTTGGTCAGGATACCTTAGCCGCCATCGTAAACGTGGTGGATAATCTGAGATAA
- a CDS encoding glyceraldehyde-3-phosphate dehydrogenase, whose amino-acid sequence MTLSHEQEYQNSWQERQDYAESMQPIIGRLYRNLGVEIAVYGRPLVNTSTIDVIKAHKTVARFEETKLRLRESFPFLEAISKMELAPGRVDLGKLAYAYIYKNAGEGRSIEEYLNAELSALLNTGNRPAPRDVVLYGFGRIGRLLARLLIERGGSHADLRLRAIVVRGGRDGDLEKRASLLRRDSIHGPFNGSITVDHEKGAIKANGNYIQIIYANSPEEVDYTQYGIENALVVDNTGVWKDEDGLGKHLQSKGASKVLLTAPAKGDIKNVVYGVNNADILSEDKIVSAASCTTNAITPVLKALNDKFGIKNGHVETVHSYTNDQNLIDNYHKAERRGRSAALNMVITSTGAAKAVAKALPELAGKLTGNAIRVPTPNVSMAILNLNLKAETTAEELNEFLRDTSLHSELRDQIDYTASTEIVSTDLVGSRYAGVVDSQATIVDGDRVVLYVWYDNEFGYSCQVVRVMRDMAEVEFPSLPR is encoded by the coding sequence ATGACCTTATCTCACGAGCAAGAATATCAAAACAGCTGGCAAGAACGTCAAGACTACGCAGAAAGCATGCAACCGATCATCGGTCGTTTGTATCGTAATCTGGGTGTAGAAATTGCGGTTTATGGCCGTCCTCTTGTTAACACCAGCACTATCGATGTTATTAAAGCCCATAAAACAGTCGCGCGTTTTGAAGAAACTAAACTGCGTCTGCGCGAGAGCTTCCCATTCTTAGAAGCAATCAGCAAGATGGAACTGGCTCCAGGCCGTGTTGACTTAGGTAAACTAGCCTATGCATATATTTACAAGAACGCAGGCGAAGGTCGCTCAATTGAGGAATACCTCAATGCTGAGCTGTCTGCACTGCTAAATACAGGCAACCGTCCGGCCCCTCGCGACGTGGTACTGTATGGTTTTGGTCGTATTGGTCGTCTACTTGCTCGTCTATTGATTGAGCGCGGTGGCTCTCACGCTGATCTGCGTTTACGTGCAATTGTTGTGCGTGGTGGTCGCGATGGCGATCTTGAGAAGCGTGCAAGCTTGTTACGTCGTGATTCAATTCATGGTCCTTTCAACGGTTCAATTACTGTTGATCACGAAAAAGGCGCTATCAAAGCAAACGGTAACTACATTCAGATCATCTATGCTAACTCTCCGGAAGAAGTAGATTACACACAGTACGGCATTGAGAACGCACTAGTTGTAGATAACACGGGCGTGTGGAAAGACGAAGATGGTTTAGGTAAACACCTACAATCTAAAGGTGCGTCTAAAGTACTTCTTACTGCCCCTGCGAAAGGCGACATCAAGAACGTTGTATACGGCGTTAACAATGCTGACATTCTGTCTGAAGACAAAATTGTTTCTGCAGCAAGCTGTACAACAAACGCCATTACACCAGTATTGAAAGCGTTGAATGACAAGTTCGGTATTAAGAACGGTCACGTTGAAACGGTTCACTCTTACACCAATGACCAGAACCTGATCGACAACTACCACAAAGCTGAGCGTCGTGGTCGCAGTGCTGCACTGAACATGGTTATTACGTCTACTGGTGCTGCAAAAGCAGTTGCAAAAGCATTGCCAGAGCTGGCAGGTAAATTAACGGGCAACGCAATCCGTGTTCCTACGCCAAACGTTTCTATGGCTATTTTGAACCTGAACCTGAAAGCAGAAACGACCGCAGAAGAGCTAAACGAGTTCCTGCGTGACACATCTTTGCATTCAGAATTACGTGATCAAATTGATTACACAGCGTCAACTGAAATTGTATCAACTGACCTGGTTGGTAGCCGCTACGCTGGTGTGGTTGATTCACAAGCTACCATCGTTGACGGTGATCGTGTGGTACTTTACGTATGGTACGATAACGAGTTTGGCTACAGCTGTCAGGTTGTACGTGTAATGCGTGACATGGCTGAGGTAGAATTCCCAAGCCTGCCGCGTTAA
- a CDS encoding class II glutamine amidotransferase gives MCELLGMSANVPTDICFSFSGLLERGGNTGPHKDGWGITFYEGKGCRTFKDPEPSCQSEIAKLVKAYPIKSVSVISHIRQGNRGRTCLENTHPFTRELWGREITYAHNGQLSNYKDLTTEFYKPVGNTDSELAFCWILDKIREKYPKRPKNMASVFRYAAKLAKTLMDKGVFNMLLTDGVFVLAYCSNNLHWITRRAPFGKATLIDADMVVDFQKETTPDDVVTVIATRPLTNDEQWNKMEPGESVLFKLGEKI, from the coding sequence ATGTGTGAACTTTTGGGCATGTCTGCCAATGTACCCACGGATATTTGTTTTAGTTTTTCCGGGTTGCTGGAGCGTGGAGGGAATACCGGGCCGCATAAAGATGGCTGGGGGATCACTTTTTATGAGGGTAAAGGGTGTCGGACGTTTAAGGACCCAGAGCCAAGCTGTCAGTCGGAAATTGCCAAATTGGTGAAAGCCTATCCGATTAAAAGTGTGTCGGTGATCAGCCACATTCGCCAGGGCAACCGGGGCAGAACGTGTCTTGAGAATACTCACCCTTTTACCCGTGAGCTGTGGGGCAGGGAGATCACTTATGCACACAATGGTCAGCTGTCTAACTATAAAGATCTGACCACTGAGTTTTATAAGCCAGTGGGAAATACCGACAGTGAACTGGCATTTTGTTGGATTTTGGACAAGATCCGTGAAAAATATCCGAAAAGGCCCAAAAACATGGCCTCTGTGTTTCGTTATGCGGCTAAGCTGGCAAAAACCCTGATGGACAAAGGAGTGTTTAACATGCTGCTGACCGACGGGGTGTTTGTGTTGGCGTATTGCTCTAATAATCTGCACTGGATCACACGTCGCGCGCCGTTTGGTAAAGCGACGTTAATCGATGCGGATATGGTGGTGGACTTTCAAAAAGAAACGACCCCGGATGACGTGGTGACTGTGATTGCAACCCGGCCGCTGACGAATGATGAGCAGTGGAACAAGATGGAACCCGGCGAGTCTGTGCTGTTTAAGCTGGGTGAGAAAATCTAG
- a CDS encoding MlaC/ttg2D family ABC transporter substrate-binding protein produces the protein MNKLIAGLFLLLFSSLTLASKPPLELIHEVGDSLFSDIKAVNQDGNASPLEMRQIVKAHLMSHIDIRFVSYKLLGKHIKGLTKPQALAFIAAVEHYLEVSYASALMQYKGQQVTFEALPTDSKSKYATVKAVVRQPSGPDIDIHFKFRKSSKGEWRVYDLVAEGISLLSAKQKEISVRISEVGLAQVTAELNAKS, from the coding sequence GTGAACAAATTAATTGCTGGACTTTTTCTGTTGCTGTTTTCATCACTGACTCTGGCATCAAAACCACCGTTAGAGTTAATCCATGAAGTAGGTGACTCACTATTTTCTGACATTAAAGCTGTTAATCAGGATGGCAATGCCAGCCCTTTGGAAATGCGCCAGATCGTTAAGGCACATCTGATGTCACACATTGATATTCGCTTTGTGTCATACAAGTTATTGGGTAAGCATATAAAAGGGTTAACCAAACCGCAGGCGCTGGCGTTTATTGCTGCTGTTGAGCATTATCTTGAAGTGAGCTACGCCAGTGCACTGATGCAATATAAAGGACAGCAAGTGACGTTCGAAGCCCTGCCCACTGACAGCAAAAGTAAATATGCTACGGTCAAAGCTGTGGTGAGACAGCCTTCAGGTCCGGACATCGACATCCACTTTAAATTTCGCAAAAGTAGCAAAGGTGAGTGGCGCGTATACGATCTGGTCGCAGAGGGGATCTCCCTGTTAAGTGCTAAGCAAAAAGAAATTTCTGTACGGATCTCTGAGGTGGGGTTAGCGCAGGTAACGGCGGAGCTTAATGCTAAAAGCTAA
- a CDS encoding DUF3108 domain-containing protein — translation MTINPFQLKAQPTQKNKKYSALLFGLSAVFSSSLLASDLVPYRAEYDVLRKGSVHGNAIRELSKVSNDTYSLNYESNIEWMIFSDERTENSLFTYHDKHPKPLLYTLKREGTGPDKSYKIRFDRDNKQLFKDNEKYPINADWNEQRHDVLSYQIALRNDVKAGKTKMSYPIVDKKGNVRSYDFEVVGTEAITLPIGNVETIKVKRLYDNDKRQAMAWLAPAYHYSVVQMFKGKDGVEQFMIQLKSFDAEKSAE, via the coding sequence TTGACAATCAACCCCTTCCAGCTCAAGGCGCAACCTACCCAGAAGAATAAAAAATACAGCGCTTTACTATTTGGTTTAAGCGCTGTTTTCTCTTCTTCCTTATTGGCCAGTGATTTGGTTCCCTACCGCGCAGAGTATGATGTACTGCGTAAAGGCTCAGTGCACGGCAACGCCATCAGAGAGCTGTCAAAAGTCTCAAACGACACTTACTCCCTGAATTACGAAAGTAACATCGAATGGATGATTTTCTCCGACGAACGTACAGAAAACTCACTGTTCACTTACCATGATAAGCACCCCAAACCTTTGCTTTACACACTCAAGCGCGAAGGCACCGGGCCAGACAAAAGCTACAAAATCCGCTTTGACAGAGACAACAAACAGCTGTTTAAAGACAATGAGAAATACCCCATCAATGCCGACTGGAACGAGCAGCGTCATGATGTTCTGTCTTATCAGATAGCCCTGCGCAACGATGTCAAAGCCGGTAAAACCAAAATGAGTTACCCCATTGTCGATAAAAAAGGCAATGTGCGTAGCTATGACTTTGAAGTGGTTGGCACCGAAGCCATCACCCTGCCCATTGGCAATGTCGAAACCATTAAAGTGAAACGCCTGTACGACAACGATAAGCGTCAGGCAATGGCCTGGCTGGCACCGGCATACCACTACTCTGTGGTGCAAATGTTTAAAGGCAAAGATGGCGTGGAGCAGTTTATGATCCAGCTAAAGAGCTTTGATGCAGAAAAATCGGCTGAGTAA
- a CDS encoding DUF2989 domain-containing protein, with protein MRWWLISSLCITTALLSGCDDTITLSKICSDTPGFCEDLNKDSHCKEERASVIFSRYREYKAPTDENKYTLLKDFEQYNECVSLAAQIEHIKLKEKTTSRVEGHLTSLKEMTRIYQDTINTEHPGLLYYHWSRRNNRMALNKLLNMQDQEHVKSDREIQLFLATFYAKIDDDKTIDILYRVLELNKAGETPDPEVFASLVSIFYKQQKYKHAYTFARVAQLSGFENIDILPVEHKLSASGKDLGALDTLATKTWEEISNGEFLSPRNF; from the coding sequence ATGAGGTGGTGGCTAATATCAAGCCTGTGTATCACAACAGCACTGCTCAGTGGCTGCGATGACACGATAACGCTGAGTAAAATTTGCTCGGATACACCGGGGTTTTGCGAAGACCTCAATAAAGACAGTCATTGCAAAGAAGAGCGTGCATCAGTCATATTCTCACGTTACCGCGAATACAAAGCGCCAACTGACGAGAATAAATACACGCTGCTAAAAGATTTTGAACAGTATAATGAGTGTGTTTCGCTCGCCGCACAAATTGAACACATCAAACTAAAAGAAAAAACCACATCACGGGTTGAAGGCCATCTCACCAGCCTGAAAGAAATGACGCGCATCTATCAGGACACGATTAATACTGAACATCCGGGCTTACTTTACTATCACTGGTCCCGACGCAACAACCGCATGGCATTAAACAAGCTACTTAATATGCAGGATCAGGAACATGTAAAAAGTGATCGGGAGATACAACTCTTTTTGGCAACCTTCTATGCCAAGATTGATGACGACAAGACCATAGACATTTTATATCGTGTATTGGAACTGAATAAAGCGGGCGAAACCCCAGACCCGGAAGTATTCGCGAGTCTGGTCAGTATTTTTTACAAACAACAAAAATATAAGCATGCTTATACATTTGCCCGGGTGGCGCAGCTATCTGGCTTTGAGAATATTGATATTCTGCCTGTGGAACATAAACTTTCTGCCAGTGGTAAAGACTTAGGTGCACTGGATACGCTGGCTACAAAAACCTGGGAAGAAATCAGTAATGGAGAATTCCTCTCCCCGAGAAACTTTTAA